A single Pseudanabaenaceae cyanobacterium SKYG29 DNA region contains:
- a CDS encoding FG-GAP-like repeat-containing protein, with the protein MFNPVTLSTPFSPSQLTGYNGLEFFFGSDPRKALWIEPIGDLDNDGYGDLLINTNGTDKYIVYGHAPGKPPKNSPNSSPFAAAVPVDLDRPAPLLVNNKPLFQSYDSRGRSFRLGQDVNGDGLKELVVFNSDLPSDRRSYILFGKKEGFTLNEILLDPGELDGKRGFYLATGVHNDFYLATGVYSDFDGDVNGDGIVDLAGPGFVFFGTRGDFPPVLHHGLIDGSNGFLIKNGNNTVFIRNAKDVNGDGRSDLIVAPNRILLSSSNYPPVFDLTVPNPSLLIEMPPSTPLALARIRPLGDVNRDGFADFAYVINLPWSTEAGTTTLYFGSANPSQITAKDSSLSFPPGYGVYDAADFNNDGFVDLLMATHSSPPAFRQSGSPATYIAFGGLQGFSQPQGIAIQTKNIGDFNGDGITDLYAHDKILFGGTLIRRLEDAEVDGKNGIFIGTGFTPVGDFNGDGRVDLAKGGLVILGTDRINNSRTYLSVTGGVYHHFSFPQLGYTNADSLVFYASNNGPDWVYGGWGNDTLVGESGHMDQFSGGPGNDAFVLKDQYGLQIGKSFAVIWDFEKGQDKVVVHGTANDYFFVEDNNAWLDNKNAPFLKHRSTDTSAIPNTILARRCNCPFGAVMIAAFSDVQLDLSDLVFVPNTRVV; encoded by the coding sequence ATGTTTAATCCTGTGACCTTGAGTACTCCCTTCAGCCCTAGTCAACTGACCGGTTACAATGGACTAGAGTTTTTCTTCGGTAGCGACCCCAGAAAGGCTCTCTGGATTGAACCGATCGGTGATTTAGACAACGACGGCTATGGTGACCTTCTCATAAATACTAATGGTACAGACAAGTACATTGTCTACGGTCATGCTCCAGGTAAACCACCCAAAAATTCCCCTAACTCCTCTCCTTTCGCGGCGGCTGTGCCTGTTGATCTCGATCGTCCCGCTCCTCTCCTTGTCAATAATAAGCCCCTTTTTCAGTCCTACGACAGTAGAGGTCGATCGTTTCGGTTGGGGCAGGATGTCAATGGCGATGGTCTCAAAGAACTGGTGGTTTTTAATAGTGACTTACCTTCTGACAGACGAAGTTACATTTTATTTGGCAAAAAGGAGGGTTTTACTCTCAATGAGATTTTGCTTGACCCAGGAGAACTAGATGGCAAGAGAGGATTTTATCTTGCTACTGGTGTTCATAATGATTTTTATCTTGCCACTGGTGTTTATAGTGATTTTGATGGGGATGTCAACGGAGATGGGATTGTTGATCTGGCTGGTCCTGGTTTTGTTTTCTTTGGTACAAGAGGGGACTTTCCGCCAGTTCTACACCATGGCTTAATTGACGGCAGCAATGGCTTTCTGATCAAAAACGGTAACAATACTGTGTTCATTAGAAATGCCAAGGATGTAAATGGAGACGGACGGAGTGATCTGATTGTTGCTCCTAATCGCATCTTGCTCTCCTCGAGTAATTATCCGCCTGTGTTTGATCTAACTGTCCCCAACCCTAGTTTGTTGATAGAAATGCCACCGTCAACCCCCTTGGCATTGGCACGAATTCGCCCCTTGGGAGATGTAAACCGGGATGGCTTTGCTGACTTTGCCTACGTGATAAATCTCCCATGGTCTACTGAAGCTGGTACAACTACTCTGTATTTCGGTAGTGCTAATCCCAGTCAGATTACTGCCAAGGATTCTAGCCTCTCCTTTCCCCCTGGTTATGGTGTTTACGATGCTGCTGACTTCAACAATGATGGGTTTGTTGATTTGTTAATGGCTACCCATAGTAGTCCTCCCGCCTTTAGACAGTCTGGGTCCCCCGCCACCTATATTGCCTTCGGGGGATTACAGGGGTTTTCACAACCGCAAGGGATTGCTATCCAGACAAAAAATATTGGTGATTTTAATGGTGATGGCATAACTGACCTCTATGCCCACGACAAGATTTTGTTTGGTGGTACATTAATTCGACGGTTAGAGGATGCAGAAGTAGACGGTAAAAACGGCATTTTCATTGGTACAGGCTTTACACCAGTAGGAGATTTTAATGGTGATGGTAGGGTGGATTTGGCAAAAGGTGGTCTGGTCATTTTGGGTACCGATCGTATCAACAATTCCCGTACATACCTGAGTGTGACGGGCGGTGTTTATCATCACTTTTCCTTTCCCCAATTGGGATATACGAATGCCGATAGTCTAGTCTTTTATGCCTCTAATAACGGTCCCGACTGGGTGTATGGCGGTTGGGGGAATGATACCTTAGTCGGAGAATCTGGACACATGGATCAATTTAGCGGCGGACCGGGGAATGATGCGTTTGTTTTGAAAGATCAGTATGGTCTGCAAATCGGTAAAAGTTTTGCCGTCATTTGGGATTTTGAAAAAGGTCAGGATAAAGTGGTTGTGCACGGGACTGCCAACGACTACTTCTTTGTGGAGGACAATAACGCCTGGCTGGATAACAAGAATGCTCCTTTTCTGAAACACCGATCGACAGATACTAGTGCCATTCCCAATACCATCTTGGCAAGACGGTGTAATTGCCCCTTTGGTGCAGTCATGATTGCCGCTTTTTCTGATGTGCAATTAGACTTGTCCGACCTCGTCTTTGTCCCCAACACCAGAGTGGTCTAG
- the trmB gene encoding tRNA (guanosine(46)-N7)-methyltransferase TrmB, with product MARLVRVREHVNPLAIQYQKPTPPPDWSAVYQDWSLPLSLDLGSGQGEYLLQMAQKYPDRNFLGLEIRQPLVEYSNDRRAELGLTNVYFLFCNINQTLPYLLPADKKVKEVTIHFPDPWFKRRQHKRRLVNRELVNTLAQILCPTGQVLVQSDVWDIARSILQQFEAHPDFINLAGAGQFSDHYPDHIPTARELWAVRRNRPIYRMVFQLDSEKKGGIPPLS from the coding sequence ATGGCGCGTCTAGTAAGAGTACGGGAACACGTCAATCCCCTGGCAATTCAATACCAAAAACCAACACCGCCCCCTGACTGGTCAGCGGTCTATCAGGACTGGTCACTGCCCTTAAGTTTGGATTTGGGTTCAGGACAGGGGGAATATTTACTCCAAATGGCACAGAAATATCCCGATCGGAATTTTTTAGGCTTAGAAATACGCCAGCCCCTGGTAGAATACAGCAACGATCGTCGAGCAGAACTGGGTTTAACCAACGTTTACTTTCTCTTTTGCAACATCAATCAAACCTTGCCCTATCTCTTACCTGCTGACAAAAAGGTGAAGGAAGTCACTATTCACTTCCCTGACCCTTGGTTCAAGCGTCGCCAACACAAACGCCGTCTTGTCAATAGGGAATTAGTCAATACTTTAGCGCAAATTCTGTGTCCCACAGGACAGGTACTAGTACAGTCAGATGTTTGGGATATAGCCCGCAGTATTTTACAGCAATTTGAAGCTCACCCCGATTTCATAAACCTGGCAGGCGCAGGGCAATTTAGCGACCACTACCCTGACCACATTCCTACGGCGCGGGAACTCTGGGCAGTCCGCCGAAACCGACCTATCTATCGCATGGTGTTCCAGTTAGACAGTGAAAAAAAGGGAGGCATTCCTCCCCTCTCCTAA
- the dusB gene encoding tRNA dihydrouridine synthase DusB — MVDVKQPLKIGNLTLYSRVFQSPLSGVTDMVFRRFVRRFAPRSLMYTEMVNATGLHYVKGLPQIMEVDREAETPIAIQLFDCRPDFLAEAAEKAVAEGADLVDINMGCPVNKITRNGGGSSLLRQPRLAQEIVRRVAAAVPVPVTVKTRIGWSDQEINIVEFAQRMEDAGAQLITVHARTRAQGYNGSARWEWIRRVKEVVRIPVIANGDIFSLEAAIACLEQTGADGVMCSRGTMGYPYLVGEIDYFFQTGQRKAPPTIQEKLLLAREHLQALYEYKGTSGLRQARKHMTWYAKGFPGAATLRDQLCRFDTLQEGLDLIDRAIEAASP; from the coding sequence ATGGTGGATGTCAAACAGCCCCTTAAAATTGGCAACCTCACTCTCTACAGCCGTGTGTTTCAGTCCCCCCTGTCGGGAGTAACAGACATGGTGTTTCGGCGCTTTGTCCGACGGTTTGCCCCCCGGTCGCTGATGTACACAGAAATGGTCAACGCTACGGGACTGCACTATGTCAAAGGTTTACCCCAGATCATGGAGGTGGACAGGGAGGCAGAAACACCCATTGCCATCCAGTTATTTGACTGTCGACCGGATTTTTTAGCAGAGGCAGCAGAGAAGGCGGTGGCAGAGGGGGCAGACTTGGTGGACATTAATATGGGTTGTCCTGTGAATAAGATTACGCGCAATGGGGGGGGGTCTTCTCTGCTCAGGCAACCACGGCTTGCCCAAGAAATTGTGCGGCGAGTGGCAGCAGCGGTTCCTGTACCTGTCACGGTTAAAACCCGCATTGGTTGGTCAGACCAAGAGATTAACATTGTGGAATTTGCCCAGCGGATGGAGGATGCAGGAGCGCAATTGATCACTGTCCACGCTCGCACCCGTGCCCAGGGCTATAATGGCAGTGCCAGGTGGGAGTGGATTCGGCGGGTGAAAGAGGTAGTCAGGATTCCCGTGATTGCTAATGGGGATATTTTTTCCCTGGAAGCAGCGATCGCTTGCCTGGAGCAGACGGGGGCAGATGGGGTGATGTGTTCACGCGGGACAATGGGGTATCCCTATTTGGTGGGAGAGATTGACTACTTTTTCCAAACGGGTCAGAGAAAAGCTCCTCCCACTATCCAGGAGAAGCTGCTGTTGGCGCGAGAACATTTACAAGCTCTCTACGAATACAAGGGCACTAGCGGGCTGAGACAAGCGCGTAAACACATGACTTGGTACGCTAAGGGGTTTCCCGGTGCTGCCACCCTGCGGGATCAACTCTGTCGCTTTGACACTCTGCAGGAGGGTTTAGACCTCATCGATCGAGCGATCGAGGCAGCCAGCCCATGA
- the lptC gene encoding LPS export ABC transporter periplasmic protein LptC: MRPLPLALTLTTVGVAIGAGLWVYLNPITEQKVTPVPPPGSTLGNVTLTEFDSQGNLIWEIKASKADYNEENFTATIVTVSGKFYRQGKVLIEAEGKAGSVNQKERKITIDGDIKARLLDENVELKADRLVWQADEDLLTATGNIKIQQPDRKITLVGKSLRATPSKSHFTLAEAVQISSAQPPISIKAPALTWAAPEQIVRIDVPFQATYQKEDLTLKAQKGVWQIQKQILQLPQSARLVATKRGWELNSRNLEWHIKESLVKLPQPVEIKSPSRGYLVSSQQGVVNLAQQIIQLSGNVKAISTFDQSQVNADRATWNIPQQLVTAEGNVFYQQARSDLQVRGDRAVADLARQTIEVSSAKAVETLVIPP; this comes from the coding sequence ATGAGACCTTTACCCCTGGCTTTAACTCTAACGACAGTGGGAGTTGCCATAGGAGCGGGGCTATGGGTGTACTTGAACCCCATCACAGAGCAAAAAGTTACGCCTGTCCCTCCCCCTGGTTCTACCCTCGGCAATGTCACTCTGACAGAATTTGATAGTCAGGGCAACTTAATCTGGGAAATCAAAGCTAGTAAAGCAGACTATAACGAAGAAAATTTCACCGCTACAATTGTCACCGTCTCAGGTAAGTTCTATCGCCAGGGCAAGGTTTTAATTGAGGCAGAGGGTAAGGCGGGTTCGGTCAATCAAAAGGAGCGCAAAATCACTATTGATGGGGACATTAAAGCCCGCCTCCTGGATGAAAATGTTGAACTAAAAGCCGATCGTTTAGTTTGGCAAGCAGATGAGGACCTCCTCACAGCTACAGGCAATATCAAAATTCAACAACCCGATCGGAAAATTACTCTTGTGGGCAAATCTCTGCGTGCTACTCCTAGTAAAAGTCATTTCACTTTAGCGGAGGCAGTACAAATTAGCAGTGCACAACCCCCTATCTCTATCAAAGCACCTGCTTTAACTTGGGCAGCACCTGAGCAGATAGTCCGCATTGATGTACCTTTCCAAGCTACTTACCAAAAGGAAGATTTAACGCTTAAGGCGCAAAAAGGTGTTTGGCAAATTCAGAAGCAAATTTTGCAACTCCCCCAATCTGCCAGACTTGTAGCGACTAAAAGGGGATGGGAACTGAATTCCCGTAATCTAGAGTGGCATATTAAAGAAAGTCTAGTGAAACTCCCCCAACCTGTGGAAATTAAAAGTCCCTCCCGCGGTTACCTGGTCTCTAGTCAACAAGGTGTAGTTAATCTGGCACAACAGATTATTCAGCTCTCTGGCAACGTTAAGGCTATTTCTACCTTTGACCAATCTCAGGTCAACGCCGATCGGGCAACCTGGAATATCCCCCAACAACTAGTCACTGCCGAGGGCAATGTTTTTTATCAGCAGGCTCGCAGTGACCTTCAGGTTAGGGGCGATCGAGCAGTGGCAGATTTAGCAAGACAAACGATCGAAGTTTCTAGTGCTAAGGCAGTAGAGACTCTAGTTATACCCCCTTAG
- a CDS encoding DUF4126 domain-containing protein: MNTLGQIALGLCLASAAGLRVFVALLVWAITSKMGLIIIDQSWSISLQLLSIFTIGAVVEVMLFFRPRWDNLLDAVALPLSAVVGSLTMASVLYNFPNWGQWLIAILLGGGVALLLKITTTLLRADITKRTGGINNGLFATMELGGCLGLLLLALLEPHLGACSALGLAGVALRYSWLELPKWVTKNK; this comes from the coding sequence CACTCGGTCTTTGTCTTGCCAGTGCCGCGGGACTGAGGGTGTTTGTGGCTTTACTGGTATGGGCAATAACTAGCAAAATGGGCTTAATTATCATTGATCAGAGTTGGTCAATCTCCCTCCAACTGCTCAGTATTTTCACGATCGGGGCTGTGGTAGAAGTTATGCTTTTTTTCCGTCCTCGCTGGGACAATTTACTGGATGCCGTAGCCCTTCCCCTCTCTGCTGTAGTTGGGAGTCTGACCATGGCAAGTGTACTGTATAACTTCCCTAACTGGGGGCAGTGGTTGATTGCCATACTTCTAGGGGGGGGAGTCGCCCTTCTGTTAAAAATAACCACTACGCTGCTGAGGGCAGATATTACCAAGAGAACAGGGGGAATTAATAACGGGTTATTCGCGACGATGGAGTTGGGTGGCTGTTTGGGATTACTACTTCTGGCTTTGCTAGAACCCCATCTGGGGGCTTGCAGTGCTTTGGGTTTGGCAGGGGTAGCCTTGCGTTATTCATGGCTGGAGCTACCAAAGTGGGTTACAAAGAACAAGTGA
- a CDS encoding photosystem I reaction center subunit II produces MSEETQKPTGKVPIWGGSTGGLLSAAFTEEKYLITWNSPKQQYFEMPTGGAAIMHEGDNMLYFAKKEQALALGRQLRNFKITNYKIWREFPNGDQVYLHPADGVFPEKVNQGRVAVGSVPRKIGDNPSPGSIKFSGKEPYDP; encoded by the coding sequence ATGTCTGAAGAAACCCAAAAGCCTACGGGCAAGGTGCCCATTTGGGGTGGGAGTACGGGGGGCTTACTCTCTGCCGCCTTCACGGAGGAAAAGTACCTGATCACCTGGAACAGCCCTAAGCAGCAATACTTTGAAATGCCGACCGGTGGTGCCGCCATCATGCACGAAGGCGATAACATGCTTTACTTTGCTAAGAAGGAACAGGCCCTGGCTCTGGGACGGCAACTGCGCAATTTCAAGATCACCAACTACAAAATCTGGCGGGAGTTCCCCAACGGTGACCAGGTGTACCTCCATCCTGCCGATGGCGTGTTCCCAGAAAAAGTCAACCAAGGTCGTGTAGCTGTGGGCAGCGTGCCCCGCAAGATCGGTGACAATCCCAGTCCCGGCAGTATCAAGTTTTCTGGGAAGGAACCCTACGACCCCTAG